The following coding sequences lie in one Polluticoccus soli genomic window:
- the rpsI gene encoding 30S ribosomal protein S9, whose product MEKQKNAVGRRKEAVARVYMSKGTGTITVNDKEYKAYFPLMYLQNQVELPLKAVDAVSSFDIVVNVQGGGPKGQAEAIKMAISRALCEVNPEYRPALKKEGLMTRDPRSVERKKFGKRKARRSFQFSKR is encoded by the coding sequence ATGGAAAAGCAAAAAAACGCCGTTGGTCGCCGTAAAGAAGCAGTTGCACGTGTGTACATGAGCAAAGGCACCGGTACTATCACGGTAAACGACAAAGAATACAAGGCATATTTTCCGCTGATGTACCTGCAAAATCAGGTAGAGCTGCCTTTGAAAGCCGTTGACGCAGTTAGCAGCTTTGATATCGTTGTGAACGTGCAGGGTGGTGGTCCTAAAGGCCAGGCAGAAGCTATTAAAATGGCTATCTCTCGTGCTCTTTGCGAAGTGAATCCGGAATATCGTCCTGCCCTGAAGAAGGAAGGCCTGATGACCCGTGACCCACGTTCTGTAGAGCGTAAGAAATTCGGTAAGCGTAAAGCACGTCGTAGCTTCCAGTTCTCTAAACGTTAA
- a CDS encoding GbsR/MarR family transcriptional regulator — translation MKFEEAKKQFIETWGVLGSQWGINKTMAQIQALLLIAPNPLSTDAIMEELTISRGNANMSLRQLLDWGIIYKKTIAGDRKEYFVAEKDVWKWSHKIGTIRKQRELDPVLGMLKEMSASKEIGKSEEEQEFKKQVKELSVFTNQVGQLADKLFLSPKGELLLKLMKMFL, via the coding sequence ATGAAATTCGAAGAGGCCAAGAAGCAGTTCATAGAAACTTGGGGCGTACTGGGCAGTCAGTGGGGCATTAACAAGACAATGGCGCAGATACAGGCGCTGCTGCTGATAGCACCCAATCCACTTTCTACAGACGCGATCATGGAAGAGCTCACCATCTCTCGAGGCAATGCCAACATGAGCTTAAGGCAGCTACTGGACTGGGGCATCATTTATAAGAAGACTATCGCCGGCGACAGGAAAGAGTATTTCGTGGCAGAGAAGGATGTATGGAAGTGGTCGCACAAAATAGGCACGATACGTAAACAGCGCGAGCTGGATCCTGTATTGGGTATGCTCAAAGAGATGTCAGCAAGCAAAGAGATCGGCAAGAGCGAAGAAGAGCAGGAATTCAAAAAGCAGGTAAAGGAGCTGAGCGTCTTTACCAACCAGGTAGGACAGCTGGCGGATAAACTGTTCCTTTCACCTAAAGGTGAGTTATTACTAAAGTTGATGAAAATGTTCTTATAG
- a CDS encoding class I SAM-dependent DNA methyltransferase produces MDKSQIAIDVFNKRAQQYQEKFMDVSAYAVMLDAFCEQLLPNAKLLELACGPGNITKYLLNKRPDLQILATDLAPNMLELAKANNPGIETKLFDCRDINTLAEKYDGIMCSFCLPYLSKEEAIQLTKDAAHLLHPNGLLYLSTMEGDYTRSAWQQSSQGDELFIYMHEADYLLQALHDHGFDTVDTRRVIIEDVTDLVLLAAKWPPACSY; encoded by the coding sequence GTGGACAAAAGCCAGATAGCCATCGACGTCTTCAACAAACGCGCCCAACAGTACCAGGAGAAATTCATGGACGTAAGCGCCTATGCTGTCATGCTCGATGCCTTCTGCGAACAACTACTACCAAATGCAAAACTCCTCGAGCTGGCCTGCGGCCCCGGCAATATCACCAAATACTTATTAAATAAACGTCCCGACCTCCAAATCCTCGCTACCGACTTAGCACCCAACATGCTGGAACTGGCCAAAGCCAACAACCCCGGTATCGAAACAAAACTGTTTGATTGCCGCGACATCAACACACTCGCAGAAAAATACGACGGTATCATGTGCAGCTTCTGCCTGCCTTATCTCTCTAAAGAGGAAGCGATACAACTAACAAAAGACGCGGCCCATCTACTCCATCCTAACGGGCTGCTCTACCTCAGCACCATGGAAGGCGATTACACTAGATCAGCCTGGCAGCAATCTTCCCAGGGTGACGAGTTGTTCATCTACATGCATGAAGCAGATTATTTATTGCAGGCGTTGCATGATCATGGCTTTGATACGGTGGATACACGGAGGGTGATCATTGAGGATGTGACGGATCTTGTTTTGCTGGCAGCGAAGTGGCCTCCTGCCTGCTCGTACTGA
- a CDS encoding DUF5723 family protein: MKKFTLALALAATLPMAGQAQRYMGIATSNWGGTNPLYLNPANAADSRHKFSIDLFNANIGADNSLAAVDFTKVISAIRNDEPVRDGLTFGKSDKFSILAPYAEVRLPGVFVNIKGKHGIALTTRMRAMSQFHNFNQGLYKLLTDSAVADLSKDQQLVVKDFNWTMNGWSEIGLTYGGVIYDKGQHMVKGGATLRYLMGAAYISVFSNNINAKYRLDEQSRDAFLTLTNTDFHYSQKNASQILVDSTADVDFSQFFGGSAGNGIGADLGFVYEWRPDHADYRYDMDGKTGILDASKNPYKMRFSASISDLGSIKYKSDAKIDFNTNSTDSTVITGTEVLEKIKDTAAFAQYLESRGMTAKRGAGETKVGMPTTLIVGVDYHAVSNLYINATYFANMRRHDMAGNSFYNQFTVTPRWDTRIFTASLPITYSMLSENIRVGLGLRVGGFFVGSDDLVASFGGRYSANFYMGAYVPFNKKRPRDSDGDMVSNKRDKCEHEKGVWAMKGCPDPDKDGDGVLDKEDNCPDVAGSKTAQGCPDADMDGVADAEDRCPQEAGEVAMQGCPDRDKDGIANMDDACPDQAGLAQFKGCADSDQDGIADNEDKCPNAAGSIANQGCPDTDNDGIADNMDKCPQVAGTAANSGCPEVKAEVKKRLAFAATAIQFDLGKATIKKTSNKILDEIVAILNEYSDYNMTIEGHSDNVGNATKNLELSENRANAVRDYFISKGIDASRLSAAGFGDAKPVASNKTAAGRAKNRRVAMDLKLK, translated from the coding sequence ATGAAGAAATTTACTCTCGCATTAGCGCTCGCTGCTACCTTGCCAATGGCAGGCCAGGCACAACGCTACATGGGTATTGCTACCAGCAATTGGGGTGGCACTAACCCACTATACCTGAATCCGGCCAATGCTGCAGACAGCAGGCACAAATTCAGCATTGACCTGTTCAACGCCAACATTGGTGCTGACAACAGCCTGGCCGCTGTCGACTTCACCAAGGTAATAAGTGCCATCCGAAATGATGAGCCGGTAAGGGATGGTCTTACTTTTGGTAAAAGTGACAAGTTCAGCATATTAGCACCCTACGCAGAGGTTCGTTTACCAGGCGTTTTCGTAAATATTAAAGGTAAACATGGTATCGCCCTGACCACGCGCATGCGAGCTATGAGCCAGTTCCACAATTTCAACCAAGGCCTTTACAAGCTACTTACGGATTCGGCCGTTGCAGACCTTTCAAAAGACCAGCAGCTGGTGGTTAAAGATTTTAACTGGACCATGAATGGCTGGAGCGAGATAGGCCTCACCTATGGTGGTGTGATCTATGACAAGGGCCAGCACATGGTAAAAGGCGGCGCTACTCTGCGTTACCTGATGGGTGCTGCCTATATCAGCGTGTTCAGTAATAATATCAATGCGAAATACAGGTTAGACGAACAAAGCCGCGACGCGTTTTTGACGCTTACTAACACCGACTTCCACTATTCGCAAAAAAATGCATCGCAGATACTTGTAGATTCCACTGCTGATGTGGACTTCAGCCAATTCTTTGGTGGCAGTGCGGGCAATGGTATTGGGGCTGACCTGGGTTTTGTTTACGAATGGAGGCCTGACCATGCCGACTATCGTTATGATATGGATGGCAAAACAGGTATCCTGGATGCAAGCAAAAACCCATATAAAATGCGCTTCTCTGCTTCCATCAGCGACCTTGGCTCTATTAAATATAAATCGGACGCCAAGATTGATTTTAATACAAACAGCACTGACTCTACAGTAATAACAGGAACTGAAGTATTGGAAAAAATTAAGGATACTGCTGCATTTGCACAATACCTTGAATCGCGCGGTATGACTGCTAAACGTGGCGCTGGTGAAACAAAAGTAGGTATGCCGACAACGTTGATAGTTGGTGTTGACTATCATGCTGTAAGCAACCTATATATAAACGCAACTTATTTTGCAAACATGCGCAGGCATGACATGGCAGGTAACAGCTTTTATAACCAGTTTACTGTTACGCCGCGTTGGGATACCCGCATATTCACAGCAAGCCTTCCTATTACCTACAGCATGCTTTCTGAAAATATCAGGGTAGGCCTTGGTCTTCGTGTTGGTGGTTTCTTTGTAGGAAGCGATGATCTTGTGGCAAGCTTTGGAGGCAGGTACAGTGCCAACTTCTATATGGGCGCTTATGTACCATTCAACAAAAAACGCCCACGGGACAGCGATGGTGACATGGTGTCGAACAAACGTGACAAGTGCGAGCACGAAAAAGGTGTTTGGGCAATGAAAGGCTGCCCTGATCCTGATAAAGATGGTGACGGTGTACTTGATAAAGAAGACAATTGCCCTGACGTAGCAGGTTCTAAAACTGCTCAAGGTTGCCCTGATGCTGATATGGATGGCGTAGCTGATGCTGAAGACCGTTGTCCTCAAGAAGCTGGTGAAGTTGCTATGCAAGGTTGCCCTGACCGCGATAAAGATGGTATTGCCAATATGGATGATGCTTGTCCTGACCAGGCTGGTCTGGCGCAATTCAAAGGTTGCGCTGACAGTGACCAGGATGGTATCGCTGATAACGAAGACAAATGTCCGAATGCAGCAGGTTCTATAGCTAACCAAGGCTGTCCTGATACAGACAACGATGGCATAGCCGATAACATGGATAAATGTCCTCAGGTTGCTGGTACCGCTGCTAACTCAGGTTGTCCTGAAGTGAAAGCTGAGGTGAAGAAACGTCTGGCCTTTGCGGCAACTGCTATCCAGTTCGATCTGGGTAAAGCAACTATCAAGAAAACATCTAACAAGATCCTTGATGAGATCGTAGCTATCCTGAACGAATACTCTGACTACAACATGACCATCGAAGGTCACTCAGACAACGTAGGTAACGCTACTAAGAACCTGGAACTGTCTGAAAACCGTGCAAATGCTGTTAGGGATTACTTCATCTCTAAAGGCATTGATGCGAGCAGGTTGAGCGCTGCAGGTTTCGGTGATGCTAAACCAGTAGCCAGCAACAAAACAGCTGCAGGCCGTGCGAAGAATCGGCGCGTAGCAATGGATCTGAAACTGAAATAG
- a CDS encoding ArsC/Spx/MgsR family protein: MPKVTIYHNGECSKCKETNELLQSRGYDIDYRFYLLEPPTEAELQGVLDKLRMQPSQILRRGEPLFTEKFEGKDLTENEWLKVIVDNPILMQRPIVINGERAIIARPPEKVLDII; the protein is encoded by the coding sequence ATGCCTAAGGTGACGATATACCACAACGGAGAGTGCAGTAAGTGTAAAGAGACCAATGAGCTGCTGCAAAGCAGGGGTTATGATATAGACTACCGTTTTTACCTGCTGGAGCCGCCTACGGAAGCTGAACTGCAAGGGGTTTTAGATAAGCTTCGCATGCAGCCTTCCCAGATATTGCGGCGCGGAGAACCGCTGTTTACTGAAAAGTTTGAAGGTAAAGATCTTACGGAAAACGAGTGGTTGAAAGTCATTGTTGACAACCCCATCCTGATGCAAAGGCCGATAGTGATCAACGGAGAAAGGGCCATCATTGCCCGCCCCCCGGAAAAAGTATTGGACATTATATAA
- a CDS encoding T9SS type A sorting domain-containing protein, with product MKPCFLIALLLLAFIMPAHAQGPDWKWAITAGGVDAATDNEGNIYLTGYVIDSVIIGSTVLKNSAGYADIYLAKIDPSGKVIWAKTTPGNNNELASGIALDNAGNIYLNASVKISTLPFVFNATTLNTFGSDDFLFAKYDNNGNLLWARTAGGPDLDFTFADGISCDGAGNFVITGKFGTYCVFGNDTLFDSGTEDIVIAKYNTNGDVVWAKSAGGKKSDRGFSLTSDAAGNVYATGYYTDTAWFDNTMVTAGDGLAHTYIAKYGAAGQLQWAKSTGGAFGSNIVVDASAFIYLTGKAGSSDTFDGIHATGNGYSFLAKCDNTGKALWAYRSGRNGNGLSDIEVDPDGNIYFSADSIVVQKFTGYGQSLWEVINPKPDYSAILTSDNNGNIYASGNIHANISIGSHTVAAPHYLARLSPFPASVPEVAERSINLYPNPANTQLHIEGTTLKTYSITEVLGRKILEGETIDNAIDIHTLSPGNYILNFQLDGKESHAKFVKQ from the coding sequence ATGAAACCTTGCTTTCTCATCGCTTTGCTCCTGCTTGCGTTTATTATGCCTGCACACGCCCAGGGGCCTGACTGGAAATGGGCGATAACAGCAGGCGGTGTAGACGCGGCTACGGACAACGAGGGTAATATCTATCTTACAGGATACGTAATAGACTCAGTTATTATTGGAAGCACCGTGTTAAAAAACTCCGCGGGATATGCCGATATATACCTGGCCAAGATCGATCCTTCAGGTAAAGTAATCTGGGCAAAGACCACTCCCGGAAATAACAATGAGCTGGCATCTGGTATTGCGCTAGACAATGCCGGCAACATTTACCTGAATGCATCGGTAAAGATTTCGACCTTGCCATTTGTTTTTAATGCTACCACCCTGAACACGTTCGGCAGCGATGATTTTCTGTTTGCCAAATACGATAATAACGGCAACCTGCTATGGGCACGAACCGCGGGCGGCCCCGACCTCGATTTCACATTTGCCGATGGTATATCATGCGATGGAGCCGGCAATTTTGTAATTACGGGCAAGTTCGGAACCTACTGCGTTTTCGGAAATGACACCTTGTTTGATTCGGGGACTGAGGATATCGTTATTGCTAAGTATAATACCAACGGAGATGTTGTGTGGGCCAAAAGCGCTGGTGGAAAAAAATCTGACCGTGGCTTTAGCCTGACAAGCGACGCAGCAGGCAATGTGTATGCTACCGGTTACTATACCGACACCGCCTGGTTCGACAACACGATGGTTACTGCAGGTGATGGACTGGCACACACTTATATCGCGAAATACGGTGCAGCGGGGCAATTGCAGTGGGCAAAATCTACAGGAGGAGCATTTGGATCTAACATTGTTGTAGATGCGTCTGCGTTTATTTACCTCACAGGCAAGGCGGGCTCCAGCGATACGTTCGACGGTATCCATGCTACCGGCAACGGTTATTCATTTTTAGCCAAATGCGATAACACAGGCAAAGCCTTATGGGCCTACAGAAGCGGCAGAAACGGCAATGGCTTATCAGATATTGAAGTTGACCCCGACGGCAATATCTATTTTTCTGCAGATAGCATCGTCGTCCAAAAGTTTACTGGCTACGGACAGTCCCTCTGGGAAGTGATCAATCCCAAGCCAGACTATTCGGCTATTCTTACTTCCGATAACAATGGCAACATCTATGCTTCGGGGAATATTCATGCCAATATCTCTATCGGCTCACATACTGTAGCCGCTCCACATTACCTCGCACGGCTTTCACCATTTCCTGCATCAGTTCCCGAGGTTGCAGAGCGCAGTATCAATCTATACCCCAACCCAGCCAACACGCAGCTGCATATCGAAGGCACTACGCTGAAGACCTATTCCATAACCGAAGTGCTTGGCCGAAAAATACTCGAGGGTGAAACGATTGATAATGCAATCGATATTCACACACTGTCGCCGGGTAATTATATCCTTAACTTCCAGTTGGACGGGAAGGAAAGCCATGCAAAGTTTGTGAAGCAGTAA
- the tsf gene encoding translation elongation factor Ts, producing the protein MSSVTISAADVNKLRQQTGAGMMDCRKALMESDGDFEKAIDYLRKKGQKVAANRSDREAKEGVVLAKASADNTYGVIVNLSSETDFVAKNAEFIAFAQQIADIALQTKATTVEDLKAASMEGATVAEKLLEMVAKIGEKIDVIRFETMTAATVVPYIHAGYRIGVLVGLNKAANENVIAAGKDVAMQIAAMNPLAVDADSISPEMVEREKAIAVEQVMAEGKAADMAEKIAAGKLNKFFKENTLLPQAFVKDNGKSVAEYLKSVEADLTVTAFKRVAVGA; encoded by the coding sequence ATGAGTAGCGTAACAATATCTGCAGCAGACGTGAACAAACTGCGCCAACAAACAGGCGCTGGTATGATGGATTGCCGCAAAGCCCTGATGGAAAGCGATGGCGATTTCGAAAAAGCTATTGACTACCTGCGTAAAAAAGGCCAGAAAGTAGCTGCAAATCGTAGCGACCGCGAAGCTAAAGAAGGCGTGGTACTGGCTAAAGCATCAGCCGACAACACTTACGGTGTTATCGTTAACCTGAGCTCTGAAACTGACTTCGTAGCGAAGAACGCTGAGTTCATCGCTTTCGCACAGCAAATCGCTGATATCGCACTGCAAACTAAAGCTACAACTGTAGAAGACCTGAAGGCTGCTTCTATGGAAGGTGCTACTGTAGCAGAAAAACTGCTGGAAATGGTTGCTAAGATCGGTGAGAAGATCGACGTTATCCGTTTCGAAACAATGACCGCTGCTACCGTTGTTCCTTACATCCACGCTGGTTACCGTATCGGTGTTCTGGTTGGCCTGAACAAAGCTGCTAACGAAAACGTGATCGCTGCCGGTAAAGACGTAGCTATGCAAATTGCTGCGATGAATCCGCTGGCTGTTGATGCTGATAGCATCTCTCCTGAAATGGTAGAGCGTGAAAAAGCTATCGCAGTAGAACAAGTTATGGCTGAAGGTAAAGCAGCTGATATGGCTGAAAAGATCGCAGCTGGTAAACTGAACAAATTCTTCAAAGAAAATACCCTGCTTCCACAAGCTTTCGTAAAAGACAACGGTAAATCTGTTGCCGAATACCTGAAATCTGTAGAAGCTGACCTGACCGTTACCGCTTTCAAGCGTGTAGCTGTAGGTGCATAA
- a CDS encoding pentapeptide repeat-containing protein: MSQNFYLDQAFDNATVAATLAEKAEYENCTFNNCDLSNTDVSGIIYIDCTFTGCNLSMAKLVKTAFRGVKFVNCKMMGLQLGDCSEFALEFSFDGCTLDHSSFYQMKLKKTSFKDCRMVETDLTSADLTEAVFNNCDLSGTTFDNTTLEKADLRTAYNYSIDPEKNKIKKAKFSLAGIPGLLDKYNIDIEV, encoded by the coding sequence ATGAGCCAGAATTTTTACCTCGACCAGGCCTTTGACAATGCTACCGTAGCCGCTACGCTTGCAGAAAAAGCCGAGTACGAGAACTGCACTTTTAATAATTGCGACCTGTCCAACACCGACGTGTCCGGTATCATATATATAGACTGCACCTTCACCGGCTGCAACCTGAGTATGGCCAAACTGGTCAAAACCGCCTTTCGCGGGGTGAAGTTTGTGAACTGCAAGATGATGGGCCTGCAGCTGGGCGACTGTAGTGAGTTTGCCCTCGAGTTCAGCTTCGACGGTTGCACGCTCGACCATTCGTCGTTTTACCAGATGAAACTGAAGAAGACCAGCTTTAAAGACTGCCGCATGGTTGAGACCGACCTCACCAGCGCCGACCTGACCGAGGCCGTTTTCAACAACTGCGACCTCTCCGGCACCACCTTCGACAATACCACCCTCGAAAAAGCCGACCTCCGCACCGCCTATAACTATTCCATAGACCCGGAAAAGAACAAGATCAAAAAAGCCAAATTTTCCCTTGCCGGCATCCCCGGCCTGTTAGACAAGTACAACATAGATATCGAAGTATAG
- the rplM gene encoding 50S ribosomal protein L13, which produces MRHLSFKTQSANEKIVKRDWYVVDATNQTVGRMCTRIASVLRGKHKAYYTPHFDAGDYVIVVNSGKVKFTGNKLEDKEYLTYSGYPGGQKGETAKELLGRRPNVVIERAVKGMLPKNRLGRAMYKKLFVYEGAEHPHKAQQPKELNLNTK; this is translated from the coding sequence ATGAGACATCTTAGTTTTAAAACACAATCAGCCAACGAGAAGATCGTAAAACGCGACTGGTATGTAGTAGATGCTACTAACCAAACAGTTGGCCGCATGTGCACCAGGATCGCGTCAGTACTGCGCGGCAAGCACAAAGCTTATTATACGCCACACTTCGACGCTGGTGATTATGTTATCGTTGTAAACTCTGGCAAAGTGAAGTTTACCGGCAACAAACTGGAAGATAAAGAATACCTGACCTACTCAGGATATCCTGGTGGCCAGAAAGGCGAAACAGCAAAAGAACTGCTGGGCCGTCGTCCAAACGTGGTTATCGAGCGCGCTGTAAAAGGTATGCTTCCTAAAAACCGCCTTGGCCGTGCTATGTACAAGAAACTCTTCGTTTACGAAGGTGCTGAGCATCCACATAAAGCACAGCAACCAAAGGAATTAAACCTTAACACGAAGTAA
- a CDS encoding CoA transferase subunit A has product MNKVVANADEAIKDIQSGATLMLGGFGLCGIPENCIAALVKKGVNDLTCISNNAGVDDFGIGLLLQGKQVKKMISSYVGENAEFERQLLSGELKVELIPQGTLATRCMAAGYGMPAVYLLAGVGTEVAEGKETRNFNGKDYLLEYAFDADFAIVKAWKGDTQGNLVFKETARNFNPMMAMAGKITIAEVEELVPVGELDPNQIHTPGVYVHRIFQGANYEKRIEQRTTRKRS; this is encoded by the coding sequence ATGAACAAAGTAGTCGCGAATGCTGACGAAGCGATAAAAGATATACAATCGGGTGCTACCCTGATGCTGGGCGGTTTTGGCCTCTGCGGCATACCCGAGAACTGCATTGCTGCCCTCGTTAAGAAGGGCGTCAACGACCTGACCTGCATTTCCAACAATGCCGGTGTAGACGATTTCGGCATAGGCCTGTTGTTACAGGGCAAACAGGTGAAGAAAATGATCTCTTCATATGTAGGCGAGAACGCTGAATTCGAGCGCCAACTGCTTAGCGGTGAGCTGAAAGTAGAATTAATCCCCCAGGGCACTTTAGCAACGCGCTGCATGGCAGCCGGTTATGGCATGCCTGCGGTGTACCTGCTGGCTGGTGTAGGTACTGAAGTAGCCGAAGGCAAAGAGACCCGCAACTTCAATGGCAAAGACTACCTGCTGGAATACGCTTTCGATGCAGACTTTGCTATTGTAAAAGCATGGAAAGGTGATACACAGGGTAACCTGGTGTTCAAAGAAACTGCCCGCAACTTCAACCCGATGATGGCTATGGCAGGTAAGATCACCATCGCTGAGGTAGAAGAGCTGGTACCTGTTGGTGAACTGGATCCTAACCAGATACACACACCAGGAGTATACGTACACCGCATATTTCAGGGTGCTAACTACGAGAAACGCATTGAACAACGCACTACAAGAAAACGCTCATAA
- the rpsB gene encoding 30S ribosomal protein S2, with amino-acid sequence MEENKSLHQQLLEAGVHFGHLKKKWNPKMLPYIFAEKNGIHIIDLNKTIEGLDEAAAALKSIAKSGKKIMFVATKKQAKEIVAEAAAKVNMPFVTERWLGGMLTNFQTIRKSVKKMQSIEKMLQDGTMDSVTKKERLTLSRSKEKMEKVLGGISQMGRTPAALFMVDISHEHIALAEAKRLGIMTFAMVDTNSDPTKVDFAIPSNDDATKSIAIIVQYLTAAIMEGLQERSQVKEEDEAAEEGTERMHGLDIDEEGGDKERGERRGRGAGAGAGRQGAGGGAGRGGNRPGGAGNRPGGGNRPAGAGRGPGGGGTRPSTGATKR; translated from the coding sequence ATGGAAGAAAATAAAAGCCTGCACCAGCAACTTTTGGAAGCTGGTGTACATTTTGGCCACCTGAAGAAAAAGTGGAATCCAAAAATGCTGCCGTACATCTTTGCTGAAAAGAACGGCATCCATATAATTGACCTGAACAAAACGATCGAAGGCCTTGATGAAGCTGCTGCTGCACTGAAATCTATCGCGAAGAGCGGTAAGAAGATCATGTTCGTAGCTACTAAAAAACAGGCTAAAGAAATAGTTGCTGAAGCTGCTGCTAAAGTAAACATGCCATTCGTTACAGAACGTTGGCTGGGTGGTATGCTGACCAACTTCCAGACTATCCGCAAGAGCGTTAAGAAGATGCAGAGCATCGAAAAAATGCTGCAAGACGGTACTATGGACAGCGTAACTAAGAAAGAGCGCCTGACCCTGAGCCGTAGCAAGGAGAAAATGGAAAAAGTACTGGGTGGTATCTCTCAAATGGGCCGCACTCCAGCTGCACTGTTCATGGTTGATATCAGCCACGAGCACATTGCACTGGCAGAAGCAAAACGCCTGGGCATCATGACTTTCGCTATGGTTGATACCAACAGCGATCCTACTAAAGTTGACTTCGCTATCCCTTCAAACGACGATGCGACAAAATCTATCGCTATCATCGTTCAATATCTGACTGCTGCTATCATGGAAGGTCTCCAGGAGCGTTCTCAGGTGAAAGAAGAAGATGAAGCTGCTGAAGAAGGTACTGAAAGGATGCATGGTCTTGACATCGACGAAGAAGGCGGTGACAAAGAAAGAGGCGAACGCCGTGGTCGCGGTGCCGGCGCAGGCGCTGGTCGCCAGGGTGCTGGTGGTGGTGCTGGCCGTGGTGGCAACCGTCCGGGTGGTGCTGGTAACCGTCCTGGTGGTGGCAATCGTCCTGCAGGTGCAGGCCGTGGTCCTGGTGGTGGCGGTACACGCCCAAGCACAGGTGCAACCAAAAGGTAG
- a CDS encoding CoA transferase subunit B, translating into MPLNKEQIAQRIAQELQDGFYVNLGIGIPTLVANYIPQGVKVVLQSENGLLGMGPFPFEGEENPDLINAGKQTITTVPGSVFFDSAMSFGMIRAGKVDLTVLGAMEVADNGDIANWKIPGKMVKGMGGAMDLVAAAKNIIVAMQHTNPKGESKLLPKCSLPLTGVKCVKKIVSDLGVFDVTPDGFRCLEYAPGVTIDEIKAKTAGRLTIADDVKEMVFNA; encoded by the coding sequence ATGCCACTTAATAAAGAACAAATAGCGCAACGTATCGCGCAGGAGCTGCAGGACGGTTTTTACGTGAACCTCGGTATTGGCATACCGACACTTGTAGCCAACTATATTCCACAAGGTGTAAAAGTTGTACTGCAATCTGAAAACGGTTTGCTGGGCATGGGCCCCTTCCCCTTCGAAGGCGAAGAAAACCCTGACCTGATCAATGCGGGTAAGCAAACAATTACGACCGTTCCCGGCTCTGTATTTTTCGACAGCGCCATGAGCTTTGGTATGATCCGCGCCGGCAAAGTGGACCTGACAGTACTGGGCGCTATGGAAGTGGCAGACAACGGCGATATTGCCAACTGGAAGATACCCGGCAAAATGGTGAAGGGCATGGGTGGGGCCATGGACCTGGTAGCTGCCGCAAAGAACATCATCGTAGCCATGCAGCACACCAACCCTAAGGGTGAAAGTAAGCTCCTGCCAAAATGCAGCCTCCCACTGACTGGTGTAAAATGCGTGAAGAAGATCGTTTCAGACCTTGGTGTATTTGATGTTACCCCCGATGGTTTCCGTTGCCTGGAATATGCTCCTGGCGTAACTATAGACGAGATCAAAGCCAAAACCGCGGGCCGACTGACGATTGCTGACGATGTAAAGGAAATGGTTTTCAATGCCTAA